The DNA region CACTCCGATTATGACAACACCATCTGGGAAGGGAAAAAACTCAAGGGCTACCCGGTCCAAACCTATCTCCGGGGAACCCTGGTCTACGACAACGGAAGCTATGTGGGCGTACCGGGCAGCGGACGGTACATAAAACGCGGAGCATCCGGAAGGAAATAAGATGGCAGCAAAACTGCGCTTCCTTAACCCCCTGGAGGAAAGCTCCCGGTGTATGATGTGCCATGACGCCCCCTGCACCGCAGCCTGCGGCGGGAAAAGCGATCCCGCAGCCTTCATCCGCAACGTGCGTTTCGGCATGGGGGAAGAAGCCCTGTCCGCCATGGCGGCTTGTACTTCCTGTACGGAAAAGCGCTGCGAACGGGCCTGTATCCACTACGATTTTCCCATCCGCATCAGCCAGATTAGGGCTGCCGTCACCCCATCGGCAGTCTCCACAAGATCACCGCTCAAACCGGATCTGTCCATCGATTTTTGCGGGATACCCTGCGAGAATCCCTTCTTTTTATCCTCCTCCATAGTGGCGGGAAACTACGAAATGTGCGCCCGTGCCCTGGACAGGGGCTGGGGAGGGATTGTGTATAAAACCATAGGGATGGGCACGATCCGGGAACTTTCCCCCCGCTTCGATGTGCTGAACAAGGAACGCACCTCCTTTGTGGGGTTCAGAAACCTGGAACAGATCTCCGACCGGCCCCTGAAGGACAACTTAGCGGACCTGAAGCGGCTCAAAGAGAACTATCCCTCCAAGGTCATCGTGGCCTCCATTATGGGAGAGAACGAGGATGAGTGGACCAGCCTAGCAGCGGACTGTGAGAAAGCGGGAGTTGATATTATTGAATGTAACTTCTCCTGCCCCCACATGAGCGCCAACGGCCTGGGTTCCGATGTGGGACAAAACCCCGATCTGGTGGCCGCTTTTACCGCTGCGGTAAGACGGGGAACCCGCCTACCGATTCTGGCGAAGATGACCCCGAACCTGGGCTCCATGGTTCCCCCCGCAAAAGCGGCCCTGCAAAACGGCGCAGACGGCATCGCGGCGATCAACACGGTCAAAAGTTTCACCGGCTTCAACCACCAAACCCTCAAAGCCCTGCTGGACGTGACGGGGAAGTCTGCGGTTTCAGGCTATTCCGGAAAAGCCATAAAGCCCATTGCCCTGCGTTTCATCTCGGAATTAAAAACCTACCCTTCCACCGCCGCAGCTCCCCTCAGCGGCATGGGGGGCATAGAAAACTGGCAAGATGCTTTGGACTTCCTCCTCATGGGATGCGGCAATCTCCAGATCACCACCGCAGTTATGCAGTACGGGTACCGGATCATCGATCCCCTCAAGGCAGGACTCGCGGCGTTCATGAACCGGAATGGATTTAAAAAAGTAAGCGAAATTGTGGGCCGGGGAATCGGGGTATTTGCCCCCGCCGGGGAATTGGACCGGGAGACCACGGTCCGCCCCAAAATAGACGGGGAACGGTGTGTCTCCTGCGGCAGGTGCTTTGTGTCCTGCAATGACGGGGGACATCAGGCGGTTTTATGGGACACCAAAAAGAGGATGCCCAAAATCGACACATCAAAATGTGTGGGCTGCCACCTCTGTCTCTACGTATGCCCCTCGTCAGCCATATCCGCAGGCGAGCGGGTCCAAAAGGTAACTGACAAAGTATAGGAGAAATGATATGTTTACATGTGGAAAAGATCGGGTAAAGGATAAGATAGAAAGTTTTGCCAAATTCGGCGACACCGGGAAGGGGGGGATAACCCGTTTTTCTCTGTCCCCGGAGGCCATAGCGGCGCGAAAGGAGTTTATCAAACGGATGGAAGCCCTGGGGATACAAACCGTCACCGACGATATGGCCAATATGTACGCCACTGCGCCAGGCACCGACAGCAGCCTGCCCCGGATCGTCCTGGCATCCCACCTGGACTCGGTGCGGAACGGCGGCAACTACGACGGCATTCTGGGGGTCATCACCGCCCTGGAAGTGGTGGAAACCATAGTCCGGGATAAAATACCCCACCGCCACCCCATCACCGCCATGGTCTGGACCAACGAAGAAGGCTCCCTCTACCCCCCGGCCATGATGTCCTCCGGGGTAATCTGCAAAAAATTCGAGAAAGCAACGGTACTCAAATCCAAAAGCGTTGAGGGAAAGACCTTTGGGGAAGCCCTGGAGGCAAGCGGCTTTGCAGGAAGCGAATCAAATCGGCTTAACCCGCAGGATTACTGCGCCATGCTGGAACTCCACATCGAGCAGGGCCCCATCATGGAAGCGGAAAAGAAACAAATCGGCGTGGTAGACGGGGTCCTGGGGATGTTCAACTACCGGATCAGCGCCTATGGGCAATCGGATCACGCGGGGACCACCCCCATGTCCTTCCGCCGGGATGCGCTCCTGGCAGCGGCGGACGCCATAAAATACATCCACACCGAACTGGATAAACTTGCCAAAGACATAGTCTACACCACCGGGGAAATCGTCCTCCATCCCAACGTCCATACGGTTATCCCCGACTTTGTAGAATTCTCCCTGGACGTCCGCCATTGGGACCCGGCAATCCTGGAAAAAGCCCTTGAGGTGGTGAAAAACATTCCAAAGGAGATTGATAAGTGCGAGATAAAGTACAAAGAAGCCTGGTCCCGGAAGCGGGTCAGCTTTAAACCGGAACTGGTGGATCTGGTGGAAAAAAACGCCAAGGAACTGGGCTACTCCTATATGCGTATCCACAGCGGCCCCGGGCACGATGCCCAGTATGTGGCGGACCTACTCCCCACCACCATGATCTTCGTCCCCAGCAAGGACGGACACAGTCACTGCGAAGAAGAATTTACTTCCGTGGAAGAAGCATGGCAGGGCATCAACGTGGCCCTGAACACAATCATTGATATTGACAAACAATAATTTTCAAAGGAGAAAATCATGTCAGAACAGTCAGTAAAAGCGAATCACAGGGATTACAATTTGCAATCCTGGTCAAAACAAAAGGGGCTGGACCCCATTGTGATGGACAAAGCCGAGGGGATTTACATCTGGGACCCCTCGGGCAAACGGTACAGCGATATGTCCAGCCAGCTGGTCAATA from Treponema primitia ZAS-2 includes:
- the preA gene encoding NAD-dependent dihydropyrimidine dehydrogenase subunit PreA, with protein sequence MAAKLRFLNPLEESSRCMMCHDAPCTAACGGKSDPAAFIRNVRFGMGEEALSAMAACTSCTEKRCERACIHYDFPIRISQIRAAVTPSAVSTRSPLKPDLSIDFCGIPCENPFFLSSSIVAGNYEMCARALDRGWGGIVYKTIGMGTIRELSPRFDVLNKERTSFVGFRNLEQISDRPLKDNLADLKRLKENYPSKVIVASIMGENEDEWTSLAADCEKAGVDIIECNFSCPHMSANGLGSDVGQNPDLVAAFTAAVRRGTRLPILAKMTPNLGSMVPPAKAALQNGADGIAAINTVKSFTGFNHQTLKALLDVTGKSAVSGYSGKAIKPIALRFISELKTYPSTAAAPLSGMGGIENWQDALDFLLMGCGNLQITTAVMQYGYRIIDPLKAGLAAFMNRNGFKKVSEIVGRGIGVFAPAGELDRETTVRPKIDGERCVSCGRCFVSCNDGGHQAVLWDTKKRMPKIDTSKCVGCHLCLYVCPSSAISAGERVQKVTDKV
- a CDS encoding Zn-dependent hydrolase, with protein sequence MFTCGKDRVKDKIESFAKFGDTGKGGITRFSLSPEAIAARKEFIKRMEALGIQTVTDDMANMYATAPGTDSSLPRIVLASHLDSVRNGGNYDGILGVITALEVVETIVRDKIPHRHPITAMVWTNEEGSLYPPAMMSSGVICKKFEKATVLKSKSVEGKTFGEALEASGFAGSESNRLNPQDYCAMLELHIEQGPIMEAEKKQIGVVDGVLGMFNYRISAYGQSDHAGTTPMSFRRDALLAAADAIKYIHTELDKLAKDIVYTTGEIVLHPNVHTVIPDFVEFSLDVRHWDPAILEKALEVVKNIPKEIDKCEIKYKEAWSRKRVSFKPELVDLVEKNAKELGYSYMRIHSGPGHDAQYVADLLPTTMIFVPSKDGHSHCEEEFTSVEEAWQGINVALNTIIDIDKQ